A stretch of bacterium DNA encodes these proteins:
- a CDS encoding HAD hydrolase-like protein, whose product MLDCRAIVFDLDGTLVDSFAPLAAAVNAVRASLGMPPVSDDVVRGQVGRGVPALLAHHAAPERLPAAIETFGVAYAKVLGKTRPLPGVPEVPLELRRRGIRLAIATNKPAVFGRPIVEAVGLGEAIGVVLGPDCGVPPKPSPEMIHRALELIGARAEEALYVGDMPLDVESARAAGVRPVLVATGAVSRVELDAVPGALVLDDLRALLPLIRAI is encoded by the coding sequence ATGCTCGACTGCCGCGCGATCGTCTTCGACCTCGACGGAACGCTCGTCGATTCGTTCGCCCCGCTCGCCGCCGCCGTCAACGCCGTGCGCGCCTCGCTCGGCATGCCGCCGGTCTCCGACGACGTCGTCCGCGGCCAGGTGGGCCGCGGCGTGCCGGCGCTGCTCGCGCACCACGCCGCGCCGGAGCGGCTTCCCGCCGCCATCGAGACGTTCGGCGTCGCCTACGCGAAGGTGCTCGGCAAGACGCGACCGCTGCCGGGCGTTCCCGAGGTTCCGCTCGAGTTGAGGCGGCGCGGGATCCGCCTGGCGATCGCGACGAACAAGCCGGCGGTCTTCGGCCGGCCGATCGTCGAGGCGGTCGGCTTGGGCGAGGCGATCGGCGTCGTGCTCGGGCCGGACTGCGGCGTGCCGCCGAAGCCGTCGCCGGAGATGATCCACCGAGCGCTGGAGTTGATCGGCGCGCGCGCCGAGGAGGCGCTCTACGTGGGCGACATGCCGCTCGACGTCGAGTCGGCCCGCGCCGCCGGGGTGCGCCCGGTGCTCGTGGCCACCGGCGCCGTCTCCCGCGTCGAGTTGGACGCGGTTCCGGGCGCGCTCGTGCTCGATGATCTGCGCGCGTTGCTTCCGCTGATCCGGGCGATTTGA
- the asd gene encoding aspartate-semialdehyde dehydrogenase, protein MAVPSRKIPVAVLGATGLVGQRMISLLDGHPWFELAEVAASERSAGRPYAEAADWKLPGGAPRAAARMIVKPCDPRRVEAAVVLSALDSSVAGEVETAFRAAGRAVVTNAKNHRADDDVPLVVPEINADHLALIDVQRRRHGGFIVANANCSVIPLAIALAPLQRAAGVKRAIVTTLQAASGAGYPGVPSLDLIDNVVPYIGGQEREKIESEPLKILGALAGDRVVPAPITISAQVHRVPVIDGHLVSAHVETERPLDVAAARAALASFRGAPQELGCPSAPDPVCVVLDAIDRPQPRLDREAGRGMAVTVGQLRACPVLGLHFSVLGHNTLRGAAGGTILVAETLAAQGRLA, encoded by the coding sequence GTGGCCGTTCCGTCGCGCAAGATTCCGGTCGCCGTTCTCGGCGCCACCGGCCTCGTCGGACAGCGGATGATCTCGCTGCTCGACGGCCATCCTTGGTTCGAACTGGCGGAGGTCGCCGCCTCCGAGCGGAGCGCCGGCCGTCCCTACGCCGAAGCGGCCGACTGGAAGCTGCCGGGCGGCGCGCCGCGCGCCGCGGCGCGGATGATCGTCAAGCCGTGCGACCCGCGCCGCGTCGAGGCGGCGGTCGTCCTCTCCGCGCTCGACTCGTCGGTCGCCGGCGAGGTCGAGACCGCGTTCCGCGCCGCCGGACGCGCCGTGGTGACGAACGCCAAGAACCACCGCGCGGACGACGACGTCCCGCTCGTCGTGCCGGAGATCAACGCCGACCACCTCGCGCTGATCGACGTGCAGCGGCGGCGGCACGGCGGCTTCATCGTCGCCAACGCCAACTGCTCGGTCATCCCCCTCGCGATCGCGCTCGCGCCGCTGCAGCGCGCCGCCGGGGTCAAGCGGGCGATCGTCACGACGCTGCAGGCCGCCTCCGGCGCCGGCTACCCCGGCGTGCCGTCGCTCGACCTGATCGACAACGTCGTGCCGTACATCGGCGGGCAGGAGCGCGAGAAGATCGAGTCCGAGCCGCTGAAGATCCTCGGCGCGCTCGCGGGCGATCGCGTGGTCCCCGCGCCGATCACGATCTCCGCGCAGGTCCACCGCGTGCCGGTGATCGACGGCCATCTCGTCTCCGCGCACGTCGAGACGGAGCGGCCGCTCGACGTCGCCGCGGCCCGCGCCGCGCTGGCCTCGTTCCGCGGGGCGCCGCAGGAGCTCGGCTGCCCCTCGGCGCCCGATCCGGTCTGCGTCGTGCTCGACGCGATCGACCGGCCGCAGCCGCGGCTCGACCGCGAGGCGGGGCGCGGCATGGCGGTCACCGTCGGCCAGCTGCGCGCCTGCCCCGTGCTCGGGCTGCACTTCTCGGTTCTCGGCCACAACACGCTGCGCGGCGCCGCCGGCGGCACGATCCTCGTGGCGGAAACGCTCGCCGCGCAAGGCCGCCTCGCGTGA
- a CDS encoding aspartate kinase — MKFGGTSVDGAARLAAAALVVASRRTERPVVVTSAMAGVTNTLEALLSLARRADRAGVDARLEEVRARHLAVAAELAPGDAALAARLEDRLRDLRVLLRGVRLVGALTPAASDAVLGHGELLAQELFAAAMAAADGPAEVVDSRRVVATDGRHGAAVADQTETATRAATLVAPLAEAGVVPILAGYVGGGPDGAPTTLGRGGSDLSASIIGLALGARRIEIWTDVDGILSADPRVVPAARLLERATFREAAELAGFGAKVLHPASIDPAVEGGIEVVVRNSLRPERPGTVIGPSGQGDGGARAVASRSGLELLALRAPGAMRDATFGAEAFRRLGDEGLAPLAVAVGPLGFEFLLPEGEAAGRAARAIAAWGRVDRLPKLALVALVGEGLAAAPELWRAALDACGPIRPLRIAQGPRGASLLFVARDEDAAPLTRLLHAALLEGRP, encoded by the coding sequence ATGAAGTTCGGCGGGACCTCCGTGGACGGGGCCGCGCGCCTCGCCGCGGCGGCGCTCGTCGTCGCCTCCCGCCGGACCGAACGCCCGGTCGTCGTCACCTCGGCGATGGCCGGGGTCACGAACACGCTCGAGGCGCTGCTCTCCCTCGCGCGGCGCGCCGACCGCGCCGGCGTGGACGCGCGGCTCGAGGAAGTGCGCGCGCGGCACCTCGCGGTCGCGGCGGAGCTCGCGCCCGGCGACGCGGCGCTCGCCGCGCGGCTGGAGGACCGGCTGCGCGACCTGCGCGTGCTGCTGCGCGGCGTGCGGCTCGTCGGGGCGCTGACTCCGGCGGCGTCGGACGCCGTGCTCGGCCACGGAGAACTCTTGGCGCAGGAGCTGTTCGCCGCGGCGATGGCCGCCGCGGACGGCCCGGCCGAAGTCGTCGACTCGCGGCGCGTCGTCGCCACCGACGGCCGCCACGGCGCCGCGGTCGCCGACCAGACGGAGACGGCGACCCGCGCGGCGACGCTCGTCGCGCCGCTCGCCGAGGCGGGGGTCGTGCCGATCCTCGCCGGGTACGTCGGCGGCGGGCCGGACGGCGCGCCGACGACGCTCGGCCGCGGCGGCTCGGACCTTTCGGCGTCGATCATCGGCCTCGCCTTGGGCGCGCGGCGGATCGAGATCTGGACCGACGTGGACGGCATCCTCTCCGCCGATCCGCGCGTCGTGCCGGCGGCGCGGCTGCTCGAACGCGCGACGTTCCGCGAGGCCGCGGAACTGGCCGGCTTCGGCGCGAAGGTGCTCCATCCGGCCTCGATCGATCCGGCGGTCGAAGGGGGGATCGAGGTCGTCGTGCGCAACAGCCTGCGCCCGGAACGTCCCGGCACGGTGATCGGCCCGTCGGGACAGGGCGACGGCGGCGCGCGCGCGGTCGCCTCGCGCTCCGGCCTGGAGTTGCTCGCGCTCCGCGCGCCGGGGGCGATGCGCGACGCGACGTTCGGCGCGGAGGCGTTCCGGCGGCTCGGCGACGAAGGCCTCGCGCCGCTCGCCGTCGCCGTCGGCCCGCTCGGCTTCGAGTTCCTGCTTCCCGAAGGGGAGGCGGCGGGGCGCGCCGCGCGCGCGATCGCCGCGTGGGGGCGCGTGGACCGCCTGCCGAAGCTCGCGCTCGTGGCGCTGGTCGGCGAGGGGCTCGCCGCGGCGCCCGAACTGTGGCGCGCCGCGCTCGACGCCTGCGGCCCGATCCGCCCGCTGCGGATCGCGCAGGGGCCGCGCGGCGCCTCGCTGCTCTTCGTCGCGCGCGACGAGGACGCCGCGCCGTTGACGCGGCTGCTGCACGCCGCGCTGCTGGAGGGACGTCCGTGA
- the dapB gene encoding 4-hydroxy-tetrahydrodipicolinate reductase, producing MNDGKPLRAALVGMGKMGAALGAAAAARGVEIALRIDPKAPGADAREIEGASWEGIDVALEFTAASSAADNCRALLERGVPVVSGTTGWNAELREVRALAAERQVGFLWASNFSLGVQTMMRLVDVAASWFGALPDFAPYLVEAHHRHKLDAPSGTARTLAEKLVARTPGKTHYGLAPADGAVPNDMVPVAWIRAGAFPGEHTVGWDAPEETIEIVHRARSRAVFAHGAVAAAAWLVGRRGPCTIDDFLDDTLPALPRGTEDHR from the coding sequence GTGAACGACGGAAAGCCGCTGCGCGCGGCGCTGGTCGGCATGGGGAAGATGGGCGCGGCGCTGGGCGCCGCGGCCGCCGCGCGCGGCGTCGAGATCGCGCTGCGGATCGACCCGAAGGCCCCCGGCGCCGACGCGCGCGAGATCGAGGGCGCGTCGTGGGAGGGGATCGACGTCGCGCTCGAATTCACCGCCGCGTCGTCCGCGGCCGACAACTGCCGCGCGCTCTTGGAGCGGGGCGTTCCGGTCGTTTCGGGCACGACCGGCTGGAACGCCGAGCTGCGCGAAGTCCGCGCGCTCGCCGCGGAGCGGCAGGTCGGCTTCCTTTGGGCCTCGAACTTCTCGCTCGGCGTGCAGACGATGATGCGGCTCGTGGACGTCGCCGCGTCGTGGTTCGGCGCGCTGCCGGACTTCGCGCCGTACCTCGTCGAGGCGCATCACCGCCACAAGCTCGACGCGCCGTCCGGCACCGCGCGGACGCTGGCCGAGAAGCTCGTCGCGCGGACGCCGGGGAAGACCCACTACGGCCTCGCGCCGGCCGACGGCGCCGTGCCGAACGACATGGTGCCGGTGGCCTGGATCCGCGCCGGCGCGTTCCCCGGCGAGCACACGGTCGGCTGGGACGCTCCGGAAGAGACGATCGAGATCGTCCACCGCGCCCGCTCGCGCGCCGTCTTCGCGCACGGCGCGGTCGCCGCCGCGGCGTGGCTCGTCGGCCGCCGCGGCCCCTGCACAATCGACGACTTCCTGGACGACACGCTGCCCGCGCTCCCGCGCGGGACGGAGGATCACCGATGA